From Xylanibacter oryzae DSM 17970, a single genomic window includes:
- a CDS encoding ATP-binding cassette domain-containing protein, with protein MNKIEMHAVLPQVFSQRTDLNSEIWQNEVLFEKNHLYLVEADSGKGKSTFCSYIIGYRSDYTGNVDFDGVSTFGLKVKDWVEVRKYHISHLFQELRLFPELSAYENVEIKNKLTGFKTRKQIEDWFEMLGIGDKLDAKIGRMSFGQQQRVAMIRALVQPFDFILADEPISHLDDTNSQIMGDIMMTEAKAQGAGVIVTSIGKHMDLNYEKTYRL; from the coding sequence ATGAATAAGATAGAAATGCATGCCGTACTTCCGCAAGTCTTTTCGCAACGGACAGATTTAAACTCTGAGATATGGCAGAATGAAGTGCTTTTTGAGAAAAACCACCTCTATTTAGTTGAAGCCGATAGCGGCAAAGGTAAGAGTACATTTTGCAGTTACATAATTGGTTATCGTAGTGACTATACTGGTAATGTAGATTTTGACGGTGTATCAACATTTGGTTTAAAAGTAAAGGATTGGGTTGAAGTAAGAAAATATCATATCAGTCACCTTTTTCAAGAACTTAGATTGTTTCCGGAACTTTCAGCATATGAGAACGTAGAGATAAAGAATAAATTGACAGGTTTTAAAACTCGTAAGCAGATTGAAGATTGGTTTGAGATGCTTGGCATCGGTGATAAATTGGATGCTAAAATAGGGCGCATGTCATTTGGTCAACAGCAGCGTGTAGCTATGATAAGAGCCCTGGTACAGCCTTTCGACTTTATTCTTGCAGATGAGCCAATTAGTCATCTGGATGATACAAACTCACAAATTATGGGTGATATCATGATGACAGAGGCAAAGGCTCAAGGTGCTGGTGTTATAGTAACCAGCATAGGAAAACACATGGATCTCAATTACGAAAAAACATACAGATTATGA
- the mazG gene encoding nucleoside triphosphate pyrophosphohydrolase: MHTKEEKLEAFGRLLDVLDTLRVKCPWDKKQTNESLRANTIEETYELCDALLKNDKKNICKELGDVLLHVCFYAKIGSETGDFDIADVCQQLTDKLIYRHPHVYGNAKAEDSKTVSENWEQLKLKEKDGNNRVLSGVPESLPTLIKAYRVQDKARNVGFDWEDKGDVWAKVKEELGELEVELRKENKERSMEEFGDFLFSLINAGRLYHLNPDTALEMTNHKFISRFNYIEDHSIKIGKPLKDMTLGEMDALWNEAKKAEKDN, translated from the coding sequence ATGCATACAAAAGAAGAAAAACTAGAGGCATTCGGACGTTTGTTGGATGTTCTAGATACATTAAGAGTAAAATGCCCTTGGGATAAGAAACAGACAAATGAAAGTCTTAGGGCAAACACAATAGAGGAGACTTATGAACTTTGCGATGCTTTACTGAAAAATGATAAAAAGAATATATGTAAAGAGCTCGGCGATGTATTGTTGCATGTTTGTTTTTATGCAAAGATCGGTAGCGAAACAGGCGATTTTGATATAGCTGATGTTTGCCAGCAACTTACTGATAAATTGATTTACCGCCATCCGCATGTGTATGGCAACGCAAAAGCCGAGGATTCAAAGACTGTATCTGAGAATTGGGAACAACTAAAGTTGAAAGAAAAGGATGGAAACAATAGAGTCTTATCCGGTGTGCCAGAGTCTCTTCCTACTCTAATAAAGGCATATCGTGTACAAGACAAAGCTCGTAATGTTGGATTTGATTGGGAGGATAAAGGTGATGTCTGGGCAAAAGTGAAAGAAGAACTTGGCGAACTTGAAGTTGAGTTGAGAAAAGAAAACAAAGAACGTTCTATGGAAGAGTTTGGAGATTTTCTTTTCAGTCTTATAAATGCAGGCAGATTGTATCATTTAAACCCTGATACGGCACTGGAAATGACTAATCATAAGTTTATTAGTCGCTTCAATTATATAGAGGACCATAGTATCAAGATAGGTAAACCATTAAAGGATATGACTTTGGGGGAGATGGATGCTCTATGGAATGAGGCTAAAAAAGCTGAAAAAGATAATTAA
- a CDS encoding valine--tRNA ligase: protein MELASKYDPRAVESKLYQYWLDNKLFSSKPDGREPYTIVIPPPNVTGVLHMGHMLNNTIQDILVRRARMEGKNACWVPGTDHASIATEAKVVNKLAEQGIKKTDLTRDEFLNHAWDWTNEHGGIILKQLRKLGASCDWDRTAFTMDETRSKSVIHVFCELYKKGLIYRGARMVNWDPKAKTALSDEEVIYKEEHSKLYYLKYMVVEEPSKYAVVATTRPETIMGDSAMCINPNDPKNQWLKGKHVIVPLVNREIPVIEDDYVDIEFGTGCLKVTPAHDINDHALGLKHNLETIDIFNDNGTISEAAGLYVGEDRFDVRNKIAKDLTAAGLMEKIEDYDNKVGFSERTNVPIEPKLSTQWFLKMQHFADIALPPVMNDEIQFYPAKYKNTYRHWLENIKDWCISRQLWWGHRIPAYYLPKNGGYVVAETPDDAIKMARQKSGNNELKLEDLEQDSDCLDTWFSSWLWPISVFDGINNPDNEEFKYYYPTCDLVTGPDIIFFWVARMIMAGYEFKGKMPFKHVYFTGIVRDKLGRKMSKSLGNSPDPLTLIEKYGADGVRMGMMLAAPAGNDILFDESLCEQGRNFNNKIWNAFRLVKGWEVTDIKQPEANSIAIKWFEAKLKVTNAEVNDLFKKYRISEALMVVYRLFWDEFSSWYLEMVKPTYGSPIDKASFDATLNFFDSLLKMLHPFMPFITEELWQNIYERKDGESIMRECLKLDSATAEEDKLVCDIENVKQIVSNIRTIRNQKNISPKDALELQAVSQNNYSAFTSTITKMANLKAITVVTDKGADAAAFMVGTDEFAVPLGDMIDVNSEIEKQEALLKHLEGFLIGIKKKLSNGNFVSHAPEAVVALEKKKQSDSEEKIAALQESIAELKNKL, encoded by the coding sequence ATGGAATTAGCTTCTAAATATGACCCACGGGCAGTGGAGTCTAAATTGTATCAGTATTGGCTTGACAACAAGCTTTTCAGTTCAAAACCAGACGGACGTGAACCTTACACCATTGTCATTCCTCCCCCTAACGTGACTGGTGTCTTACATATGGGGCACATGCTGAACAATACAATTCAGGATATTCTGGTTCGCCGTGCCCGCATGGAAGGTAAGAATGCTTGTTGGGTACCAGGAACTGATCATGCATCTATTGCAACAGAGGCTAAAGTCGTTAACAAATTAGCGGAACAAGGAATAAAGAAAACAGATCTTACACGCGATGAATTCCTAAATCATGCGTGGGATTGGACAAATGAACATGGCGGAATTATTCTAAAGCAACTTCGCAAATTAGGTGCAAGTTGTGACTGGGACCGTACTGCTTTTACGATGGATGAAACACGTAGCAAAAGTGTTATTCATGTTTTCTGTGAATTATATAAGAAAGGACTTATTTACCGTGGCGCCCGCATGGTTAACTGGGACCCTAAGGCAAAAACAGCTCTTAGTGACGAAGAAGTTATATATAAGGAAGAACATTCAAAACTATACTATCTGAAATACATGGTTGTGGAAGAGCCTAGCAAGTATGCTGTTGTTGCTACAACACGACCAGAGACCATTATGGGTGACTCTGCTATGTGTATTAACCCTAACGACCCAAAGAACCAATGGTTGAAAGGCAAACATGTCATTGTGCCTTTGGTAAATCGTGAGATTCCTGTAATTGAAGATGATTATGTAGATATTGAATTCGGTACAGGTTGCCTAAAAGTTACTCCTGCACATGATATCAATGACCACGCATTAGGTCTTAAACACAATCTTGAGACTATAGACATATTCAATGACAATGGAACTATAAGCGAAGCTGCCGGATTGTATGTAGGCGAGGATCGCTTTGATGTACGTAATAAAATTGCAAAGGATCTTACTGCAGCCGGACTGATGGAGAAAATTGAAGACTATGACAACAAAGTAGGTTTTTCAGAACGCACTAATGTACCTATAGAACCAAAGTTGTCTACTCAATGGTTTCTTAAGATGCAGCATTTTGCAGACATTGCCCTACCTCCTGTAATGAATGATGAAATTCAATTTTATCCGGCAAAATATAAAAACACATACCGTCACTGGCTAGAAAATATAAAAGACTGGTGTATAAGCCGTCAATTATGGTGGGGACATCGCATACCTGCTTATTACCTACCTAAAAACGGAGGTTACGTTGTAGCTGAAACTCCAGATGATGCTATAAAAATGGCAAGACAAAAGAGTGGTAATAATGAACTGAAATTAGAAGATCTTGAACAAGATTCTGATTGCCTTGATACATGGTTTTCTTCATGGCTGTGGCCGATTTCTGTTTTTGATGGAATAAATAATCCTGATAATGAAGAGTTTAAATATTACTACCCTACATGTGACTTGGTAACAGGACCTGATATTATATTCTTCTGGGTTGCCCGTATGATTATGGCAGGATATGAATTTAAAGGTAAAATGCCATTCAAGCATGTGTACTTCACCGGAATTGTACGCGATAAATTGGGACGCAAGATGTCTAAAAGTCTTGGAAACAGTCCTGATCCACTAACTCTAATAGAAAAATATGGAGCTGACGGTGTACGTATGGGCATGATGCTTGCTGCACCTGCAGGTAATGATATCCTATTTGACGAATCTCTCTGCGAACAGGGACGTAACTTTAATAATAAGATATGGAATGCTTTCCGCCTTGTTAAAGGATGGGAAGTTACAGATATAAAACAACCGGAAGCTAACAGTATAGCAATCAAATGGTTTGAAGCAAAACTCAAAGTAACAAATGCCGAAGTAAATGATTTATTCAAAAAATATCGCATTTCTGAAGCATTAATGGTTGTTTACCGTCTATTTTGGGATGAATTCTCTAGCTGGTATCTCGAAATGGTGAAACCTACTTACGGATCACCTATAGATAAGGCAAGCTTTGACGCTACTTTAAATTTCTTCGATTCACTGCTTAAAATGCTTCATCCATTTATGCCTTTCATCACAGAAGAACTTTGGCAGAATATTTATGAGCGCAAAGACGGTGAATCAATAATGAGAGAGTGTCTAAAGCTAGACTCAGCTACCGCTGAAGAAGATAAACTTGTTTGTGACATAGAGAATGTTAAACAGATTGTTTCTAATATCCGCACAATACGCAATCAAAAAAACATCTCTCCTAAGGATGCTTTGGAACTGCAGGCTGTATCTCAGAATAACTATTCGGCATTTACAAGCACAATAACAAAGATGGCAAACCTCAAAGCTATAACTGTTGTTACAGATAAAGGCGCAGATGCTGCTGCTTTTATGGTTGGAACTGACGAGTTTGCAGTACCTCTTGGTGATATGATAGACGTTAACTCAGAAATAGAGAAACAAGAGGCACTACTCAAACATCTGGAAGGATTCTTAATTGGTATTAAGAAAAAACTTTCTAATGGAAATTTTGTATCGCACGCACCTGAAGCTGTTGTGGCTTTAGAGAAAAAGAAGCAAAGTGATTCAGAAGAAAAAATTGCAGCATTACAAGAATCAATAGCAGAACTAAAGAACAAACTTTAG
- a CDS encoding tryptophan-rich sensory protein, translating into MNLVWKLLRQHISVPQFAGFFFANLFGMLIVLLGFQFYRDVLPVFTQGDSFMKADYLIMSKKISTAGTISGSSNTFSKSEKDDVEAQKFTKKVGEFTSTEYKVDASMGVNGQSVLNSELFFESVPDGFVDVPLKDWQYKEGSKEVPIILPRTYINMYNFGFAQSHSLPKISDGLVGMIDFSIFINENGHQDRYKGKVIGFSNRLNTILVPQKFMDWSNNYYSAGKHSDPTRLIVEVGNPADDHIAKYLDKKGYEIDSDKLDAQKTTYFLKMVVTLVMGVGVVISILSFYILMLSIYLLVQKNSSKLENLLLIGYSPNKVAKPYQLLTIGLNVAVLLIAWIILFFVREYYMGVIETLFPDIEEGSMLWSVVVGLILFLIVTVMNQLAIRRKIIRIWYRKD; encoded by the coding sequence ATGAATTTAGTTTGGAAATTATTACGTCAGCATATTAGCGTACCACAGTTTGCAGGTTTCTTTTTTGCCAACTTGTTCGGCATGCTTATTGTTCTTCTTGGCTTTCAGTTTTATAGAGATGTATTGCCTGTCTTTACTCAGGGCGATAGTTTTATGAAAGCCGATTATTTAATAATGAGTAAAAAAATAAGTACAGCAGGAACTATTTCGGGTTCTTCAAATACTTTTTCAAAGAGTGAAAAGGATGATGTAGAAGCACAAAAATTTACTAAGAAAGTAGGCGAATTTACTTCAACCGAATATAAAGTCGATGCTTCAATGGGCGTCAATGGACAGTCTGTTCTTAATTCTGAGCTTTTCTTTGAGAGTGTGCCAGATGGTTTTGTTGATGTTCCTCTTAAAGACTGGCAATATAAAGAAGGAAGTAAGGAAGTGCCAATTATTCTACCCCGTACATATATTAATATGTATAATTTTGGTTTTGCACAGAGCCATTCATTGCCAAAGATCAGTGATGGTCTTGTAGGCATGATAGATTTTTCTATCTTTATAAATGAAAATGGTCACCAAGACAGATACAAGGGCAAGGTGATAGGATTCTCAAATAGGCTTAACACTATTCTTGTACCTCAGAAATTTATGGATTGGAGTAACAACTATTATTCTGCCGGTAAGCATAGTGATCCTACACGACTTATTGTGGAAGTGGGTAATCCTGCTGATGACCATATAGCTAAGTATCTTGATAAGAAGGGATATGAGATAGACAGTGACAAGTTGGATGCCCAGAAAACGACATACTTCTTAAAGATGGTTGTAACATTGGTTATGGGTGTAGGTGTTGTTATAAGTATTTTAAGTTTTTATATACTTATGCTGAGCATATATTTGCTGGTACAGAAAAATTCTTCAAAGTTAGAGAATCTTTTGCTTATAGGTTATAGCCCCAATAAAGTAGCTAAGCCATATCAACTTCTGACAATAGGACTTAATGTGGCAGTACTTCTAATAGCATGGATAATATTGTTCTTTGTGAGAGAGTATTATATGGGAGTCATAGAAACATTATTCCCTGATATAGAAGAGGGTAGTATGCTGTGGTCTGTTGTCGTAGGTCTGATATTGTTCTTAATTGTAACTGTCATGAATCAACTGGCTATCCGTAGAAAGATAATACGAATATGGTATAGAAAAGACTAA
- a CDS encoding ribonuclease Z, with product MEPFKVHVLGCGSALPTLRHSASSQIVEIREKMFMIDCGEGTQMQLRRSRIRFTKISAIFISHLHGDHCFGLIGLISTFGLLGRTSPLHIYAPSEYKKVLDIELDMFCKQLGYELIFHPVNTTLNQVIYEDKSLTVSSIPLDHRMPCCGFIFVEKPTSRHIIGDMMKIYEVPISQRNNIKNGADWTTPDGEVIKNEFLTKPADSVRSYAYCSDTKYLPNLHTYIKNVNLLYHESTYSDEFKILAAKYYHSTARQAASVARDANAGKLMLGHYSSRYESEQVLLDEAKEVFPNTILSEEMKTIDV from the coding sequence GTGGAACCATTTAAAGTACATGTTTTAGGTTGTGGAAGCGCACTACCGACTCTTAGACATTCTGCATCATCTCAAATAGTGGAGATACGTGAGAAAATGTTTATGATTGATTGTGGTGAGGGAACTCAGATGCAATTAAGACGTTCTCGTATTCGCTTTACTAAAATAAGTGCTATATTTATATCGCATTTACACGGTGATCATTGCTTTGGACTTATTGGCTTAATTTCTACGTTTGGTCTGTTAGGACGCACTTCTCCTTTACATATATATGCTCCATCTGAATATAAGAAGGTGTTGGATATTGAGTTGGATATGTTTTGTAAACAACTAGGATATGAATTGATATTTCATCCTGTAAATACAACTTTAAATCAGGTCATATATGAAGATAAAAGTCTTACTGTATCATCAATACCACTTGATCATAGAATGCCTTGTTGTGGATTTATATTTGTCGAAAAACCAACTTCTCGTCATATTATTGGAGATATGATGAAAATATATGAAGTGCCTATCAGTCAGCGAAATAATATAAAAAATGGTGCTGATTGGACTACACCAGATGGTGAAGTGATAAAGAATGAATTTTTGACTAAGCCTGCAGATAGTGTAAGAAGTTATGCGTATTGTTCGGATACAAAATATTTACCGAACTTACACACATATATAAAAAATGTCAATCTGTTATATCATGAATCCACATATTCGGACGAATTTAAAATACTGGCCGCGAAATATTACCATAGTACAGCTCGTCAGGCTGCTTCTGTAGCTAGAGATGCAAATGCGGGTAAATTGATGCTTGGACATTATTCGTCAAGATATGAAAGTGAACAAGTATTGTTGGATGAGGCAAAAGAAGTTTTCCCAAACACAATCCTTTCGGAAGAGATGAAGACTATTGATGTTTAG
- a CDS encoding clostripain-related cysteine peptidase, with protein sequence MSVFLLATVLFSCSGENDTNGSIDPSDTIVVEPAKSDNTIFVFMPWSDLYPALKVNIKDMLTGIKSNGGLGNDKLIIYICSSSYSADLIQAHYKKFVKENSIVDSVILDTLKRYDHPDYYTTSGISSILNEVAERVPGNHYSMIIGSHAIGWISIAAWKSLSGANNAKKAFFSSSSYKLPLTRAFGGIPNQIENETLANAIQNSNIKKLRYLLFDDCYMGNMETAYGFRNITEYMVASTCEIMSYGMPYVNIWKYLVGNPDYKSICNEFYNFYNNYSSPYGTLSAIDCSECDDMASVMKEINSKYIFNNNDTIQVLDGINKTIYYDMGDYVKSLCGKDTELYSKFSIALNKLVPYHCNTKQFYSDYSKSSINIKTFSGISISDLSNNINIANEKLNTSWYVATHNIDGSK encoded by the coding sequence TTGTCAGTATTTTTACTGGCAACAGTTTTGTTTTCTTGTTCTGGAGAAAATGACACAAATGGTTCGATAGATCCTTCTGATACTATTGTTGTTGAGCCGGCAAAATCAGATAATACTATTTTTGTATTTATGCCATGGAGTGATCTTTACCCTGCTTTGAAGGTAAATATAAAAGATATGCTTACTGGTATTAAAAGTAATGGTGGACTCGGCAATGATAAATTAATAATTTATATTTGTTCAAGTAGTTATTCTGCAGATCTTATTCAGGCTCATTACAAAAAATTTGTAAAAGAGAACAGCATTGTTGATTCTGTAATACTTGATACTCTTAAAAGATACGATCATCCAGATTATTATACTACATCCGGAATTTCTTCAATACTAAATGAGGTTGCTGAAAGAGTTCCTGGTAATCACTATTCAATGATAATAGGTAGTCACGCTATAGGTTGGATAAGTATTGCGGCATGGAAAAGTTTAAGTGGTGCAAATAATGCAAAGAAAGCTTTCTTCTCATCTTCATCATATAAATTGCCTTTGACAAGGGCATTCGGAGGTATTCCTAATCAGATAGAGAATGAGACACTTGCAAATGCAATACAAAATTCCAATATAAAAAAATTACGCTATCTCTTGTTTGATGATTGCTATATGGGAAATATGGAAACAGCATATGGGTTTAGAAACATAACTGAATATATGGTAGCATCAACATGCGAAATTATGAGTTACGGAATGCCCTATGTCAATATCTGGAAATATCTTGTTGGTAACCCTGATTATAAGTCTATATGCAATGAATTCTATAATTTCTATAATAACTATTCCAGCCCATATGGTACGTTGTCTGCAATAGACTGTAGTGAATGTGATGATATGGCATCTGTAATGAAAGAAATTAATAGCAAATATATTTTCAACAATAATGATACAATTCAAGTGCTTGATGGTATAAATAAAACAATTTATTATGATATGGGTGACTATGTTAAAAGTCTATGTGGAAAAGACACAGAACTATATTCTAAATTTTCAATCGCCCTAAATAAGCTAGTTCCTTATCATTGCAATACAAAACAATTTTATTCAGATTATAGCAAGAGTTCAATAAATATAAAGACATTCTCTGGTATTTCAATTTCTGATTTAAGTAATAATATAAATATTGCCAACGAGAAACTTAACACATCATGGTATGTTGCAACACACAACATTGATGGATCTAAATAA
- a CDS encoding cupin domain-containing protein, with amino-acid sequence MIIDFEKIKEEVIHNFKGGEGELDTRNFVDENNKIMLSKLKPGASSGYHVHEQNCEIVYIISGEGYFKYDNIIERINAGKVHYCPKGHGHSMVNDGRDDLVYLAIVPELR; translated from the coding sequence ATGATAATAGATTTTGAAAAGATAAAGGAAGAAGTTATACATAACTTCAAAGGTGGAGAAGGTGAACTTGATACACGTAATTTTGTTGATGAGAATAATAAAATTATGCTTAGCAAATTGAAGCCAGGCGCTTCAAGTGGTTACCATGTTCATGAGCAAAATTGCGAAATCGTCTATATAATTAGCGGAGAAGGCTATTTCAAGTATGATAATATAATAGAGAGAATAAATGCCGGTAAAGTGCATTATTGCCCAAAAGGACATGGACATTCTATGGTTAATGATGGTAGAGATGATTTAGTTTATCTGGCCATTGTTCCAGAACTTAGATAG
- a CDS encoding lipocalin family protein, which translates to MKHLILLFSFFAITLLIVGCGSKTQKASTDIDTVKTDDVSSKDKTIYGICGEGTAMNTLQVITDNSDTLEISIADAKDNGMVLGGFECGDRLAVMAKKEGKEYIASEVINLNTLLGSWIMPNPIDGSDFVGIKLKDGGIAESINNNSTFYKTWRIFNGKIILTANRDGGGDEEETDTFSIKILGADSLCIQNSADKFEYSRSNKY; encoded by the coding sequence ATGAAACATTTGATTCTTTTATTTTCGTTTTTTGCTATAACGCTGTTAATCGTTGGTTGTGGTAGTAAAACGCAGAAAGCTTCTACGGACATAGATACTGTAAAAACTGATGATGTATCTTCTAAGGACAAAACGATATATGGAATATGTGGTGAAGGAACTGCTATGAATACATTACAGGTCATTACTGATAATAGCGATACTTTGGAAATATCCATTGCTGATGCAAAAGATAACGGAATGGTTCTTGGTGGATTTGAATGTGGTGACCGTCTTGCTGTAATGGCAAAGAAAGAAGGAAAGGAATACATCGCTAGTGAGGTTATAAATCTTAATACATTACTAGGTAGTTGGATTATGCCAAATCCTATAGACGGGAGTGATTTTGTAGGTATAAAACTTAAAGATGGTGGAATAGCAGAAAGTATAAATAATAATTCAACATTCTATAAGACATGGAGAATCTTCAACGGGAAAATAATCCTTACTGCAAATCGTGATGGTGGTGGAGATGAAGAAGAAACAGATACTTTTAGCATTAAAATACTGGGAGCTGATTCTCTATGCATACAAAATTCTGCAGATAAATTCGAATATTCAAGAAGCAATAAATATTAA
- a CDS encoding L,D-transpeptidase family protein: MKMQGYSVRSYHIRGQIDSLCKYDKDSTVTDYRVRSYYLNRKPFLWIDRNGIDKRVDTLLVYLSKVEDMGFTEKSFSVKKIRYDVERVRHLDFDSINDINTVLARLEYRLTKAYLRYVTGQRFGFVNPAYLFNKQDILEKDSNHISYRKLYDVRMQHPGKKFFSLALKEIGSGSLTIFLKKVQPTNHHYYELKSRLHQVNIQSERLKIMCNMERYRWRVKQVVPENGKYILVNIPAYKLYAIDGSNVLSMRIGCGAPKTKTPLLSSNIFRMDVNPRWVVPMSIVKKDISRHAGNNAYFDKRNMFITYKKTGEKINVAKVTTSMLLGGDYRVIQEGGEGNSLGRIIFRFPNSFSVYLHDTSSKEVFDRYDRGISHGCVRVEQPFNLAKFILGDNDKKLLDNIKAAMGLDDEGLKNEDLNNENVPKKRVKMRTVNVKPQIPLFITYYTLYKDESGAFESYPDVYGYDREISDAIKPFMK, translated from the coding sequence ATGAAAATGCAAGGGTACTCTGTACGTTCATATCATATACGTGGACAGATTGACAGTTTATGCAAATATGATAAAGATTCAACTGTAACTGATTATCGTGTACGGAGTTATTATCTTAATAGAAAACCATTTTTGTGGATTGACCGTAATGGTATAGACAAGAGGGTAGATACTTTACTTGTGTACTTGAGTAAAGTAGAAGATATGGGTTTTACAGAAAAATCTTTCAGCGTAAAGAAAATTAGATATGATGTGGAGCGTGTTCGTCATTTGGATTTTGATAGCATAAATGATATAAATACAGTGCTGGCAAGATTAGAATATCGCCTAACTAAAGCATATTTAAGGTATGTAACGGGGCAACGATTTGGATTTGTAAATCCTGCTTATTTATTTAATAAACAGGATATATTAGAAAAGGACTCAAACCATATAAGTTATCGCAAGCTATATGATGTTAGGATGCAACATCCTGGCAAAAAATTCTTTTCTCTGGCGTTAAAGGAAATAGGATCGGGTAGTCTTACGATCTTTTTAAAGAAGGTACAGCCTACTAATCATCATTATTATGAGCTTAAGTCAAGGTTACATCAGGTGAATATACAATCAGAGCGACTTAAGATAATGTGTAATATGGAGCGTTATAGGTGGCGTGTAAAGCAAGTCGTGCCAGAAAATGGTAAATATATATTAGTAAATATTCCAGCTTACAAACTATATGCGATAGATGGTAGTAATGTATTGAGCATGCGCATAGGTTGTGGCGCACCAAAGACTAAAACACCTCTTCTGTCGAGTAATATTTTTCGTATGGATGTAAATCCAAGATGGGTCGTTCCTATGAGTATAGTAAAGAAAGATATATCAAGACATGCTGGTAATAATGCATATTTTGATAAACGTAATATGTTTATAACTTATAAGAAGACGGGCGAGAAAATTAATGTGGCAAAAGTTACAACGTCGATGTTATTAGGTGGTGATTATCGTGTAATACAAGAGGGTGGTGAAGGTAATTCTTTAGGTCGAATAATATTTAGATTCCCGAATAGCTTTTCTGTTTACTTGCACGACACCTCTAGTAAAGAGGTCTTTGATAGATATGATAGAGGTATTTCTCACGGATGCGTAAGAGTGGAACAGCCTTTTAATTTGGCTAAGTTTATTTTGGGAGACAATGATAAAAAACTCTTAGATAACATAAAGGCAGCAATGGGACTAGATGATGAAGGCTTAAAAAATGAAGATCTTAATAACGAAAATGTACCTAAAAAAAGAGTGAAGATGAGAACGGTAAATGTTAAGCCACAAATACCATTGTTTATTACATATTATACTCTTTATAAAGATGAAAGTGGTGCTTTTGAAAGTTATCCCGATGTGTATGGATATGACAGAGAAATATCAGATGCAATTAAACCTTTTATGAAATAA